The following proteins come from a genomic window of Miscanthus floridulus cultivar M001 chromosome 2, ASM1932011v1, whole genome shotgun sequence:
- the LOC136537973 gene encoding uncharacterized protein encodes MPMEQAFRHCDKDTLKMAMLKHEETFRQQVHELHRLYRIQKLLMRDLKRELKNQRNLSTSPNGSCTEYNIGALSMCTYEHRYAARGRGGHVAAATPTPRTALSLDVVAPVIEYVRSAEEEDDDEAEETDDDAELELTLAVGGGGAKKRYGEYPSGGESLSSSSTESDVLTVSGREWRQARGTPYHKRRPATGLDVVQVEDGVGVQPPPPLLFHWLSLEMA; translated from the exons ATGCCCATGGAGCAAGCATTCAGGCACTGCGATAAAGACACGCTGAAGATGGCCATGCTGAAACATGAAGAGACTTTCAGACAGCAA GTTCACGAGCTCCATCGCCTATACAGGATTCAGAAGCTTCTGATGCGAGACCTCAAACGGGAGCTCAAGAACCAGAGGAACCTGTCCACCTCGCCGAACGGCAGCTGCACCGAGTACAACATAGGAGCTCTCAGCATGTGCACCTATGAGCACCGCTACGCCGCTCGCGGCCGCGGCGGACACGTAGCAGCGGCGACGCCGACGCCGCGCACCGCTCTCAGCCTCGACGTCGTGGCGCCAGTCATCGAGTACGTGCGGAgcgcggaggaggaggacgacgacgaagcGGAGGAAACCGACGACGACGCAGAGCTGGAGCTCACGCTCGCCGTGGGCGGGGGCGGGGCCAAGAAGAGGTACGGCGAGTACCCGTCCGGTGGGGAGAGTCTCTCGTCGTCGTCCACGGAGTCCGACGTGCTCACCGTCTCCGGCCGTGAGTGGCGTCAGGCGCGCGGCACGCCGTATCACAAGAGGAGGCCGGCGACTGGGCTGGACGTGGTGCAGGTGGAGGACGGCGTCGGggtccagccgccgccgccgctgctgttcCACTGGCTCAGCCTCGAGATGGCATGA
- the LOC136537975 gene encoding casein kinase II subunit alpha-2-like, whose amino-acid sequence MIGAPPWNRLPTGIAKPAAAAAVVVAALASSFLALPRPRAAAPPPAGSGLLMSKARVYTDVNVLRPKEYWDYEALTVQWGEQDDYEVVRKVGRGKYSEVFEGINVNNNEKCIIKILKPVKKKKIKREIKILQNLCGGPNIVKLLDIVRDQHSKTPSLIFEFVNNTDFKVLYPTLTDYDIRYYIYELLKALDYCHSQGIMHRDVKPHNVMIDHELRKLRLIDWGLAEFYHPGKEYNVRVASRYFKGPELLVDLQDYDYSLDMWSLGCMFAGMIFRKEPFFYGHDNHDQLVKIAKVLGTDGLNAYLNKYHIELDPQLEALVGRHSRKPWAKFINADNQHLVSPEAIDFLDKLLRYDHQDRLTAREAMAHPYFLQVRAVENSRPRPQ is encoded by the exons ATGATCGGTGCGCCCCCTTGGAACCGCCTGCCTACCGGCATCGCCAAGCCCGCCGCCGCGGCTGCCGTCGTCGTAGCGGCGCTCGCGTCCTCCTTCCTCGCCCTCCCGCGTCCACGCGCTGCCGCCCCGCCCCCCGCGGGATCCGGGCTCCTCATGTCGAAGGCGAGGGTCTACACCGACGTCAACGTCCTGCGCCCCAAGGAGTACTGGGACTACGAGGCGCTCACCGTCCAATGGGG TGAgcaggatgactatgaagttgTCAGGAAAGTTGGAAGAGGTAAATATAGTGAGGTCTTTGAAGGCATCAATGTTAACAATAATGAGAAATGCATCATTAAGATCCTTAAGCCTGTCAAGAAAAAGAAG ATCAAAAGGGAGATCAAAATACTTCAGAATCTCTGTGGAGGTCCAAACATTGTGAAGTTGCTTGATATTGTCAGAGATCAGCATTCAAAGACTCCCAGTTTGATATTCGAATTTGTCAACAACACGGACTTCAAAGTTTTGTACCCCACATTGACGGATTATGACATCCGCTACTACATATATGAGCTACTCAAG GCTCTAGATTACTGCCATTCTCAAGGTATCATGCATCGAGATGTCAAGCCCCATAATGTAATGATAGATCACGAGCTTCGGAAACTTCGCTTGATAGACTGGGGCTTAGCTGAGTTCTACCATCCAGGCAAGGAATATAATGTCCGTGTTGCATCGAG GTATTTCAAGGGTCCTGAACTCCTTGTGGATTTACAAGACTATGATTATTCTTTGGACATGTGGAGTCTTGGCTGCATGTTTGCTGGAATG ATATTTCGCAAGGAACCATTCTTTTATGGCCATGACAACCATGACCAACTTGTGAAGATTGCAAAG GTCCTTGGAACAGATGGGCTGAATGCTTATCTGAACAAGTATCACATTGAGCTGGACCCTCAACTTGAAGCTCTTGTTGGAAG GCATAGTAGAAAACCTTGGGCGAAGTTCATCAATGCTGACAACCAACATCTAGTATCGCCTGAG GCCATTGATTTTCTCGATAAGCTTCTGCGCTATGATCACCAAGATAGGCTTACTGCACGTGAAGCTATG GCACATCCCTACTTCCTCCAAGTTAGAGCTGTGGAGAACAGTAGGCCGAGACCACAATAA